The sequence below is a genomic window from Candidatus Eisenbacteria bacterium.
GGCGGCGTGACCGGGTACTACCACATGCGCAAGTTCTCGCCGGCGGTCGACGTGGGGGAGAGCGTGCAGCGCGGACAGATGCTGGGGCTGGTGGGTGCCTCGGGCTACGTCACGGTGCCGCACCTGCATTTCGAGTCCGGTTCGTTTCCGGGCGGATTCTACCGGCCGCGGGACCCGTGGAGCGGGACCTACAATCCACAGCCCAGCCTGTGGAGCGCGCAGCCGGGCTACGTGGGCAACCTGCCGCTTCGCATCTACGACATGGGCGCCTTCACCCAGGCCTCCGGCGGCGGCAACGTGTGGTACGTGGACCGGGACCTGTTCCTGGAGCGGCTCATCCAGCCGGTCGTGTTCGGGATCACCGAGCCGTTCATGCCGGTGTGGTTCCAGTTCCAGGGCAACGACGGGGACACGCTGCGCTTCGAGCTGCGCAAGCCCGACAACAGCCTCCACGCCTCGTGGCCGGACACCATCAAGTACAAGGCCAAGTTCGACTGGCGATACTACATCGTGTATTTCAGCCCGTACGTGGCCGCGTCGGACACCGGCACCTGGACCGCGCGGATCCTGACCGGGGCGGGCACGGTGGCGCGTCAGATCCAGGTGAAGGTGGGCGCTTCCACGGTGTACGGTCCGCGCGTGTCGCCGGCAGTCAGCCGATCGTTTCGGATCAACGGGGTGGATCAGCGTGACACGCTGCGGGCCTCTCCGCTGGGCGGGCCGGTGTCGTGGGCCCTGCTCAATCCTCCGCCGGGGGTGACGCTGGACGATTCCGTGCTCACCGTGCCCGCGGCATCGTCCCAGTCGCACCGTTCGATGTTCTTCCAGGCGGTCGCGCGGGACGGTGCCGGGCGCGCCGACACCGCGTGGTTCCACGTGGTGGATCCGTCCAAGCCGCTCAACAGCGTGACCGCGGCGCCCGGCGTGGCGCCCGGCGGGCCGCTCCAATTGTCGCAGGCAGGCCCCAACCCCGCCCGGGAGAGCGTGTCGATGCGCTTCTCCACGCCCGGAGACGCGCCGGCCCTCCTGGAGATCCTCGACGTCGCCGGGCGGCGCGTCCGGGTCCTGGCGGAGGTTCGCGGCGGCGCCCCGCAGGCGGGACGCACCGCTTCCTGGGATCTTCGCAGTACCTCCGGCCGGCGCGTTCCGGCCGGCATGTACTTCGCACGACTTCGCGAAGGCGTGCGGCAGGCCACGCTGAAGATCGTGGTTGTGGGGGGGTGAGGAGAGGCGCGGCGGTCCGCGCCGGGCACTCCGAAGCCGCCCCGAAGCCGCCCCGAAGCCGCCGCCCCGAAGCCGCTTGCCACGGCCCGCCAGCGGGCGCTATCATCTGAAGACCAACCAAGTCAGCCCTCCGCGCGCCGCGCCCGCGGCAACGCCGGGGGCGGCCACTTTCCCGGGGCGACCCTGTGTGTCCCCCAGAAAGGTAGCCCGAGATGTCTTCTTCCCTTCTGCACAACTCGTTCGGCACCCGTTCCACCTTCGACACCGGCAGCGGCACCGCCTACCTGTACCGGCTGGACTCGCTGGCGAAGAAGCTGGACGCCGACCTGGATCGCCTGCCGTTCTCCATCCGCGTGCTGCTGGAGTCGGCGCTGCGCAACTGCGACGGCTACCAGGTGAGCGAGGAGGACGTGAAGCGGCTCGCGACCTGGAACGCCACGGCACCCGCCGCGGTGGAACTGCCGTTCAAGCCCGCGCGGGTGGTGCTGCAGGACTTCACCGGCGTGCCCTGCGTGGTGGACCTGGCGGCCATGCGCGCCGCGGTGAAACGCCTGGGCGGCGACCCGGGGCGGATCAACCCGGTGGTGCCGGTGGACCTGGTCATCGATCACTCGGTGCAGGTGGACTTCGCCGGCTCGCCCGGCGCGCTGGCGAAGAACGCGGAGATCGAGTTCGAGCGCAACCGCGAGCGCTACGAGTTCCTGCGCTGGGGGCAGAAGTCCTTCCGGAACTTCCGCGTGGTGCCGCCGGCCACCGGGATCATCCACCAGGTGAACCTCGAGTACCTGGCGCGCGGCGGTGAAACGCCCGGGCGGCGACCCGGGGCGGATAAACCCGGTGGTGCCGGTGGACCTGGTCAAGGTGATGTTCCCCGACACCCTGGTGGGCACCGACTCGCACACCACCATGATCAACGGTCTGGGCGTGGTGGGCTGGGGTGTGGGCGGCATCGAGGCCGAGGCGGTGATGCTGGGCCAGCCGCTGTACATGCTCACCCCGCAGGTGATCGGCTTCAAGCTCTCGGGCAAGCTCCCCGAGGGGGTGACCGCCACCGACCTCACCCTCACCATCACCCAGATGCTCCGCAGGAAGGGCGTGGTGGACAAGTTCGTGGAGTTCTTCGGCCCGGGCCTCTCGGAGATCTCGCTTCCCGACCGCGCCACCATCGCCAACATGGCACCCGAGTACGGCGCCACCATGGGGTTCTTCCCGGTGGATGCCGAGACGCTCGCCTTCCTCGAGCGGACCGGCCGCGCCGCCGCCGCCTCGCTGGTGGAGCGCTACACGAAGGAACAGGGCCTGTTCCGTACCGACGCCACGCCGGCGCCGGTGTTCACCGACATGCTGGAGCTGGACCTCGGGGCGGTGGAGCCCAGCCTGGCGGGACCCAAGCGCCCGCAGGACCGCGTCGCGCTGCGCGAGATGAAGGCCTCGTTCCGGCGGGCGCTCACCGCACCGGTGAAGGAGCGCGGCTTCGGCCTGCCCGAGGCCGACGTGGCGCGCACCGTACAGGTGAAGCTGAACGGCACGCCGGTGACGGTGGGCCACGGCGCGGTGGTGATCGCCGCCATCACGTCCTGCACCAACACCTCCAACCCGTCGGTGATGCTGGCCGCCGGGCTGCTGGCGAAGCGAGCCGTGGAGCGCGGGCTCAAGGTGCCGGCGTGCGTAAAGACCAGCCTGGCGCCGGGCTCGCTGGTGGTGACCGAATACTTGAACAAGGCGGGGCTGATGCCCGCGCTGGAGCAGCTCGGCTTCCACGTGGTGGGCTACGGCTGCACCACCTGCATCGGCAACTCGGGCCCGCTGCCCGAGGCGCTGGCGCAGGCCGTGTCGGCCGGGAAGCTGGTGGCCGCCGCGGTGATCTCCGGCAACCGCAACTTCGAGGGCCGGGTGCACCCCAGCGTGAAGGCCAACTACCTGGCCTCGCCGCCGCTGGTGGTGGCGTACGCGCTGGCCGGCACCACCGACATTGACATGGCCATCGAGCCGCTGGGCACCGGCGCCGACGGCCAGCCGGTCTTCCTCCGGGACGTCTGGCCCACGCAGCGGGAGATCGCCGAGGCGCAGGTCGCTTCGGTGAAGCCGGAGATGTTCGAGGCCAGCTACGCCGACGTCTTCGACGGCAACGCGAAATGGAACGCCATCCGGGTGCCGGAGGGCGAGCTGTACCTCTGGGACGCGGAATCCACGTACATCCAGGAGCCGCCGTTCTTCCTGGACCTCAAGCCCGAGGCTGCGCCGGCCGCGGACATCCGGGGGGCGCGCGTGCTGGTGATGGTGGGCGACTCGGTCACCACCGACCACATCTCGCCGGCGGGCGACATCGCCGCCGACAGCCCCGCGGGCCGGTTCCTGAAGGAGAGGGGGCTGGAGAAGAAGGACTTCAACTCCTACGGTTCGCGGCGCGGCAACGACCGGGTGATGGTGCGCGGGACGTTTGCCAACATCCGGCTCAAGAACCTGCTGGTGCCCGGTAGCGAGGGCAACGTCACCGTGCACCAGCCGGACGGGGAGAAAACCAGCATCTACGACGCCGCGTTGAAGTACCAGGCCGAGGGCGTGCCGCTGCTGGTGCTGGCGGGCCGGGAATACGGCACCGGCTCGTCGCGCGACTGGGCCGCCAAAGGCACCCTGCTGCTGGGGGTGAGGGCGGTGATCGCAGAGAGCTACGAGCGCATCCACCGTTCCAACCTGGTGGGCATGGGGGTGCTCCCGCTCCAGTACGGGGAGGGGCAGGGCGCCGACTCGCTCGGCCTGACCGGCGCCGAGACATTCGATGTCACCGGCGTGGTGGCGGGCCTCAAGCCGCGCGGCCAGGTGAACGTGAAGTTCACCCGGCCCGACGGCACCGCCGGCAGCTTCACCGCGGTGGTGCGCCTCGATACGCAGATCGAGGTGGACTACTACAGGAACGGCGGCATCCTGCACAACCATCTGAGGAACCTGCTGAAGAAGTAGCCGCGGGGGCGGAGCGCGCCGCTGCGGGCAGTGTGACGCCTCCCCCGGGGAAGAATCCGATGTCCGAACCCTACGATCGCGTCCGCGAGGCCGCCCTGCGCGTCCTGGAGCGCCGCCGCCGCACCCGCGCCGAGGTGGAGACCAAGCTCCGCGAGAAGGGCTTCGAGCCCGCCGACATCACTGCCGTGTGCGACCGGCTCGAGGAAGTGAATCTCCTCGACGACCTGGAGTACGCGCGCCTCTACCTCAAGGGCCGAGGAAGCCGCCCCCGCGGCACCCGCCTGCTGATGCAGGAACTCCGGATGAAGGGTGTCCCCGAGCCCCTGGCCCGCCAGGCCCTCGAGGAGCTGGAAGGCGAAGAGCGCGGCGCCGCCGAACTGGAGCGCGCCGTGTCCCTGGTCCGCCAGTCCGCCCGGAAGGTAGCCGGCCTCCCGCCCCGCGAAGCCCGCCAGAAGCTCTACCAGGTTCTCGCCCGCCGCGGCTTCGGGCTGGACGTCATCGAAGCCGCCATCCGGGAAGCCCTGGCCCCGTAGGGCGGGCATGACTGCCTGACCTGAGACGCCAGGCGCACGGTTGTTCTGCAAGGCTCTCTCTCGGAGCATGGGGCACCTCTCAGGGTGCGTCTGCGACCGACGGAGCCAGGAGGCGGAGGAGGGAGCAGCCGCAGCGAAGTCGGGCCAGGATGGCCCGACGAGCGGGCCCTGAGAGGTGCCCCATGCTCCGGGAGAGAGCACGCGTGGAAGCCCGCTCGTTCGGGACCGGGCAGGCAGGCGCGACTTCGCGCCCTGCGGGCCCAAGTTTCCATTCCAGTCCGCTTTACGCTACTATCCCTGCCGATGAGCGACGACGATTTGCGCCCCGCGGAGGCGCGGGACCGGGCCACTCTGGAGGCCTGGTTCCGGGCCGCGCCCGTCGAGCACTGCTTCCTGCTGACGCAGCTGGAGAATCACGGCCTCGTGGGCTTTCACGTCCTGGGAGACCCACCGGTCGCCGGGGCCTACGTCCGGACCGGGCGCCTGCTGGTGCCCTTTGGCCCGCGGACCGGAGGCAGGGAACTGGCCCGTTCGCTGGCCGGCGCGGACATCGAGCTCCGCTACGTGGTCGGACCGCTCGAACTGGTGGACGAGTTCTGGGCCGGGATCCGCGACCAGGTGCCTGAGCCGACGTGGCTGCGTCGAAACCGTCTCTACGCGATGGAATCGAAGGACCTCCTGCCCGCGACGCCTCCGGCCCAGGGCCGGCTGCGTGCCAGCGAGCTGGGGGATCTGCCGTGGCTGGCGCGCGCCTCCTCCAGCATGGATCGCGAGGACCGCGGGGTGGACCCGCTCGAGGAGGACCCCGTGGGGCTCGAGCGCTACATCATGTGGCTGGTGCACGAGGGGCTGGTGTTCGTCTGGGAGGAGGGGGGCCGACTGCTGTTCAAGGCGCAGGCCGCCTGCCTGAACCGCCGCGCGGCGCTGGTGGAGGGCGTGTACACCGTGCCGGAGGCGAGGGGCCGCGGCGTGGGCACCCACGCCATGCGCGCGCTGTGCCGCGGGCTCCTGGGGCGCGCGCCGCTGCTCACGCTGTACGTCAACGAGGCCAACACGCCGGCCGTGCGGCTCTACGAGACCGTGGGCTTCCGGCACGTGGGCCATTACCGTTCGGTGCTCTTCTCCCGCCAGGTGGCGGTGAAGGGCTGATGCCAGGGCGCGCCGCCGCGCCGCCGGGAGAACCGTGAAAGAGACCTCGCAGCAGCTCCGCACGCAATTCCTCGACTTCTTCCGCGCGCGTGGCCACGCCCACGTGCCCAGCTCGCCCCTGGTGCCGCTCGGCGATCCCACGCTGCTGTTCACCACGGCGGGGATGGTGCAGTTCAAGCCGCTGTACACCGCCGAGGGCTCGCTGCCCTACACCCGCGCCACCTCGGTGCAGAAGTGCCTCCGACTGACCGACCTCGAGCGGGTGGGCCGGACACCGCGCCACGACACCTTCTTCGAGATGCTGGGCAACTTCTCCTTCGGCGATTACTTCAAGGCCGAAGCCATCGAGTGGGCCTGGGAGTTCTGCCTCAAGGTGCTGGACCTGCCCCGGGACCGGCTGCACGCTTCGGTGTTCAACGGCGAAGGCGGCTTCCCCGAGGACGACGAGGCGCGCCAGCTGTGGAAGAAGATCGGACTGCCGGAATCGCGCATCGTGGCGCTGGGGCGAGCGGACAACTTCTGGGGGCCCGCCGGCGGCGCCGGGCCGTGCGGCCCGTGCTCCGAGATCTACTACGACCTGGGCCCGGACACCCCGGGCGCGTGCGGCCGGGCGGAGTGCGCCCCCGGCTGCGAGTGCCCGCGCTACATGGAATTCTGGAACCTGGTGTTCCCGCAGTACGACGCCGCGCCCGACGGCACGCTGAACCCGCTGCGCAACCGCGGCATCGACACCGGCATGGGCCTGGAGCGCCTGGCGCTGCTGGTGCAGGGGAAGCGGAGCATCTTCGAGACGGACCTGTTTTCCCCGCTGGTGGACCGCGTGGCGGAGATCGCGAAACTTTCCACGCAGGCCCGCCGCGAGCACGCCACGGACCTCTACGTCATCGCCGATCACCTTCGGGCACTGTGCTTCGCGCTGGCGGAGGGCACCATGCCCGGCAACGAGGGCCGCGGCTACGTGCTGCGGCGGCTGCTGCGCCGCGCCGCGAGGCGCGGGCGCGGGCTGGGCCTGGATCAGGCGTGGCTGGCCGGCGCGGTGGACACGGTGGTGCGCGAATTCGGCGGGTTCTACCCCGAGATCCAATCCGGGGGCGGGCGCATCGCCGCCGTGCTGACACGCGAGGAGGAGAGCTTCGCCGCCACGTTCGAATCCGGGATGGGCCGGCTCGAGAAGCTCATGCAGGACGCCGCCCGCACGAAGAGTGCGGTGCTGCCCGGCGCCGAGGTGTTCGTGCTGCACGACACCTACGGGTTCCCGCTCGACTTCACCGAGGAGATCGCCGAGGAGCGCGGCTTCACGGTGGACCAGGCAGGCTTTCAGAAGGCCATGGAGGAGCAGCGCGAGCGCTCCCGGGAGGCGGGCGCGTTCGATTCGCGCCAGGAGGACCTGGCGGCGCACCCGTGGCAGGAGCTGACGCAGGGAACGGATTCGGAGTTCCTGGGGTACGAGTCGATGGAGGCTTCGGGTCTTTCCGGGCGCCGGTGGCGCGCGGGGGGAGCGGAGCAGGCCCCGGAAGACCTCGAGCTGGTGCTGGACCGCACGCCCTTCTACGCCGAGTCCGGGGGACAGGTCACGGACACCGGCTGGCTGGAGGCGAGCCCGGGCGGTCCCGTCGCCCGCGTGCTGTCGGTGTTCAAGGAGGGGGAGAGCATCATCCACCGGCTGACCGTGGCGCCGGCGAAGGGGCTGTCGTGGCAGGGAAAGGGTGAGGGCCGCGCTGCCCACGCCGGGCTGGCCCTTGCCGGCCGGGACGCCTTCCTTCGCGCGGCCGCCGGCGGGGAGCTCTCCGCCAGCGTGGATGCCACCCGCGCCCGCACCCGCCGCAACCACACCGCCACGCACCTGCTTCACGCGGCGCTGCGCACGGTGCTGGGCACGCACGTGCGGCAGGCGGGCTCGATGGTATCCCCGGAGCGGCTGCGCTTCGACTACACGCACTTTGAGGCCGCCCGGCCCGCGCAGTTGCAGGCCATCGAGGACATGGTGAACGCGTGGGTCCTGGAGGACCTGCCGGTGGTGACCGAGGTGAAGCCGCTGGAGGAGGCCCGCGCGGCCGGCGCCATGGCGCTCTTCGGCGAGAAGTACGGGGCCACGGTGCGCATGGTGCGGGTGGCCGGCTCCGGGGGGCGGGAGGACGTTTCGCGCGAGCTGTGCGGCGGCACGCACGTCTCGCGCACCGGCGAGATCGGCATGTTCCTGCTGGCCGCGGAGGCCGGCATCGCCAGCGGCACGCGGCGCATCGAGGCGCTCACCGGGGAGGGCGCCCTGGAGCACGTGCGCGCCCGGGGGCGGCTATTACAGGAATTGGCGCACCGGCTCAACACCCGCGAGGACCAGGTGGCGGCGCGGGTGGAGGCGCTGCGCGAGGAGATCGACAGCCTCAAGAAGCGCGAGCAGGAGCGGCAGAAGAAGGCGGCCATGGCCGGGGCCGACTCGGCGCCCGCGGGGCGGCAGGGCGCGGTGAACGGCCGCGAATGGCGGGTGCTGAAGGTGGAGGCCGACTCGGTGAACCTGCTGCGCGAGGTGGGCGACCGCACCCGCGAGGGCATGAAGAGCGGCTGCGCGCTGGTGGCCTCCGAGGTGTCCGGCAAGCTCTCGATCGTGGCCGTGGTGACCGACGACCTCGTCGGCGCGGGGCTGCGCGCGGACGTGCTGGTGAACGAGATCGCGGCGGCGGCGGGCGGCAAGGGCGGCGGCAAGCCCCACCAGGCGCTGGCCGGGGTGAAGGACCCCGGGCAGTGGGGGCTCATCGAGGACAAGGCGCGCGAAGTCCTGGAGCGCGAACTCCAACGGCTGGGGGCCTGACGTGCGGGCACTGATCCTCTCCGGCGGCAAGGGCACGCGCCTGCGCCCCATCACCCACACCAGCGCCAAGCA
It includes:
- a CDS encoding peptidoglycan DD-metalloendopeptidase family protein, which produces MLLWLSLAGPGHTGELGRPRVALAPVVRGLVVPEPEAEARPHTLAPRAARPAAPSRGMLLPQYSWPLENLLHDRVVLENYVDEDSTAGVHDYMAGANAYDTHAGTDMTLFTFRDMDRGMRILAAAPGTVSSVHFDRTADRNTSWPWPDDGNWVFVDEGDGGVTGYYHMRKFSPAVDVGESVQRGQMLGLVGASGYVTVPHLHFESGSFPGGFYRPRDPWSGTYNPQPSLWSAQPGYVGNLPLRIYDMGAFTQASGGGNVWYVDRDLFLERLIQPVVFGITEPFMPVWFQFQGNDGDTLRFELRKPDNSLHASWPDTIKYKAKFDWRYYIVYFSPYVAASDTGTWTARILTGAGTVARQIQVKVGASTVYGPRVSPAVSRSFRINGVDQRDTLRASPLGGPVSWALLNPPPGVTLDDSVLTVPAASSQSHRSMFFQAVARDGAGRADTAWFHVVDPSKPLNSVTAAPGVAPGGPLQLSQAGPNPARESVSMRFSTPGDAPALLEILDVAGRRVRVLAEVRGGAPQAGRTASWDLRSTSGRRVPAGMYFARLREGVRQATLKIVVVGG
- a CDS encoding GNAT family N-acetyltransferase, which codes for MSDDDLRPAEARDRATLEAWFRAAPVEHCFLLTQLENHGLVGFHVLGDPPVAGAYVRTGRLLVPFGPRTGGRELARSLAGADIELRYVVGPLELVDEFWAGIRDQVPEPTWLRRNRLYAMESKDLLPATPPAQGRLRASELGDLPWLARASSSMDREDRGVDPLEEDPVGLERYIMWLVHEGLVFVWEEGGRLLFKAQAACLNRRAALVEGVYTVPEARGRGVGTHAMRALCRGLLGRAPLLTLYVNEANTPAVRLYETVGFRHVGHYRSVLFSRQVAVKG
- the alaS gene encoding alanine--tRNA ligase, giving the protein MKETSQQLRTQFLDFFRARGHAHVPSSPLVPLGDPTLLFTTAGMVQFKPLYTAEGSLPYTRATSVQKCLRLTDLERVGRTPRHDTFFEMLGNFSFGDYFKAEAIEWAWEFCLKVLDLPRDRLHASVFNGEGGFPEDDEARQLWKKIGLPESRIVALGRADNFWGPAGGAGPCGPCSEIYYDLGPDTPGACGRAECAPGCECPRYMEFWNLVFPQYDAAPDGTLNPLRNRGIDTGMGLERLALLVQGKRSIFETDLFSPLVDRVAEIAKLSTQARREHATDLYVIADHLRALCFALAEGTMPGNEGRGYVLRRLLRRAARRGRGLGLDQAWLAGAVDTVVREFGGFYPEIQSGGGRIAAVLTREEESFAATFESGMGRLEKLMQDAARTKSAVLPGAEVFVLHDTYGFPLDFTEEIAEERGFTVDQAGFQKAMEEQRERSREAGAFDSRQEDLAAHPWQELTQGTDSEFLGYESMEASGLSGRRWRAGGAEQAPEDLELVLDRTPFYAESGGQVTDTGWLEASPGGPVARVLSVFKEGESIIHRLTVAPAKGLSWQGKGEGRAAHAGLALAGRDAFLRAAAGGELSASVDATRARTRRNHTATHLLHAALRTVLGTHVRQAGSMVSPERLRFDYTHFEAARPAQLQAIEDMVNAWVLEDLPVVTEVKPLEEARAAGAMALFGEKYGATVRMVRVAGSGGREDVSRELCGGTHVSRTGEIGMFLLAAEAGIASGTRRIEALTGEGALEHVRARGRLLQELAHRLNTREDQVAARVEALREEIDSLKKREQERQKKAAMAGADSAPAGRQGAVNGREWRVLKVEADSVNLLREVGDRTREGMKSGCALVASEVSGKLSIVAVVTDDLVGAGLRADVLVNEIAAAAGGKGGGKPHQALAGVKDPGQWGLIEDKAREVLERELQRLGA
- a CDS encoding regulatory protein RecX, which codes for MSEPYDRVREAALRVLERRRRTRAEVETKLREKGFEPADITAVCDRLEEVNLLDDLEYARLYLKGRGSRPRGTRLLMQELRMKGVPEPLARQALEELEGEERGAAELERAVSLVRQSARKVAGLPPREARQKLYQVLARRGFGLDVIEAAIREALAP